One Psychrosphaera aestuarii DNA window includes the following coding sequences:
- a CDS encoding phage integrase SAM-like domain-containing protein produces MTTQIQRHDIVDGFYVYLQNQLDLKAGKVSYKDYIQALDKYHIPYFGKLFVTSIDQDKIRLFDKWRFEQNGRQLSKSTLMTHNVALQMVFKEAIDRKWMIVAQVPVLTSKGGEVGTRRAAFTGAI; encoded by the coding sequence ATGACAACACAAATTCAACGACATGACATAGTAGACGGCTTCTACGTCTACCTTCAAAATCAACTCGACTTGAAAGCTGGCAAGGTAAGTTATAAAGATTACATTCAGGCGTTAGATAAATATCACATCCCGTATTTTGGCAAACTATTTGTTACTTCGATCGACCAAGACAAAATACGATTGTTTGACAAATGGCGCTTTGAGCAAAATGGCAGGCAATTATCAAAGTCCACCTTAATGACTCACAATGTTGCACTGCAAATGGTGTTCAAGGAAGCTATTGATCGCAAGTGGATGATTGTTGCACAAGTTCCAGTTTTAACATCTAAAGGTGGTGAGGTTGGAACGAGAAGGGCGGCTTTTACTGGGGCGATATAG
- a CDS encoding endonuclease/exonuclease/phosphatase family protein encodes MKNFGRCIFATLLLSTVLSTSVLANKETNVASLKQFEVATWNVEHLAFPINQGCRPRDAREFNELKGYANSLTADIIAFQEVSSYEAVENLFPSSDWQIFVSQRADTKSYDCRKSGFKSTQQKVAFAVRKALNVKQITTLDEFGIDNPGLRHGLELTVESSLGDITILNVHMKSGCFVDDFTKKDSRACKTLAKQVPVLDGWIEKKEKQGTPYIVLGDFNHRLSAKNNYLADILKNNSDNSASTMQLTTQDSVGCHPRYPAPIDHIILGNVDPSSVNKKVVVYPYKNMDPKAMLSDHCAVSLSITPVK; translated from the coding sequence ATGAAAAACTTTGGTCGTTGTATCTTTGCTACTTTGCTATTGTCGACAGTCTTATCCACTAGTGTTTTAGCTAACAAAGAAACTAATGTCGCTTCTCTAAAACAATTCGAAGTAGCGACATGGAATGTTGAACATTTAGCTTTTCCGATAAATCAAGGCTGTCGCCCAAGAGACGCGCGAGAGTTCAATGAACTAAAAGGCTATGCCAATTCATTAACAGCCGACATTATTGCATTTCAAGAAGTTAGCTCTTATGAAGCAGTCGAGAATTTATTCCCTAGCTCCGATTGGCAAATATTTGTATCACAGCGAGCTGATACCAAATCATACGACTGTAGAAAGTCTGGCTTTAAATCAACACAACAAAAAGTGGCTTTTGCGGTCCGAAAAGCACTCAATGTAAAACAAATCACCACTCTTGATGAATTTGGTATTGATAACCCAGGATTACGTCATGGGTTAGAACTAACGGTAGAATCATCACTTGGTGACATTACGATACTAAATGTACATATGAAAAGCGGTTGCTTTGTTGATGACTTTACAAAAAAAGACTCCCGAGCATGTAAAACGTTAGCAAAGCAAGTGCCTGTGCTCGATGGATGGATTGAGAAAAAAGAGAAACAAGGAACACCCTATATTGTTTTAGGTGATTTTAATCATCGCTTGTCAGCAAAAAATAATTACCTTGCGGATATATTGAAAAACAATTCAGACAACTCTGCTTCGACAATGCAATTAACAACTCAAGACTCAGTTGGTTGCCACCCTCGTTATCCGGCTCCTATCGACCATATCATCTTGGGTAATGTAGACCCATCTAGCGTCAATAAAAAAGTCGTTGTCTACCCATATAAAAATATGGATCCTAAAGCTATGTTGAGCGATCACTGTGCCGTTTCGTTGTCGATAACGCCTGTCAAATAA
- a CDS encoding PAS domain-containing methyl-accepting chemotaxis protein, with translation MNKRNTQIINEEVTFSDSEELVSTTDLRGVITYANDAFCRVSGFSYDELVGKNHNLVRHPDMPKEAFADLWSNVQQGRSWRGAVKNRCKDGRYYWVDAFVTPIYEGGKVIGFQSVRTNLNKDLRISAESAYSKMKAGKSVTNPLDLFNTRLTIYAVLALALIYVTTIVPLAAIGFLILPFITFKHELIEFPQLSESIKKQSDSISRLIYSGNSTLSSFDFQQKILKGKVNTILGRVLDNSSELNQRTHELEKASHLSKQGVERETEELHLVSTAVEEMVATIDEVAKNTTSTNEKVRFAHTNCEKASSVMGETMVQVNALAVEVSKSANSATELASEAEKIGGIMQEIQGIADQTNLLALNAAIEAARAGEHGRGFSVVADEVRALSSRTHGATEQIQKSISEIQSVLLSWSDMMDKGKDSAEVCVLKAEQSQTMVQEVYQSIADISDLAIQISTAAEEQSLVSQEISQNIINISDASQNNLTQAESVLSSSSEISIRTEKLASMALTFKE, from the coding sequence ATGAATAAACGAAACACCCAAATCATTAATGAAGAAGTCACTTTTTCTGACAGCGAAGAATTAGTCTCTACCACCGACTTACGCGGTGTTATAACCTACGCAAATGATGCGTTTTGTCGAGTTTCAGGCTTTAGTTACGATGAGTTGGTGGGTAAAAACCATAACCTAGTCAGACACCCAGATATGCCAAAAGAGGCCTTTGCTGACTTATGGAGCAATGTACAACAAGGTCGCTCATGGCGTGGCGCCGTAAAAAACCGTTGTAAAGATGGCCGCTATTATTGGGTTGATGCGTTTGTTACCCCTATTTACGAAGGTGGGAAAGTTATAGGTTTTCAATCGGTTAGAACCAACCTAAACAAAGATTTAAGAATATCTGCTGAATCTGCATATTCAAAAATGAAAGCTGGAAAATCTGTTACTAATCCACTTGATTTATTTAACACTCGACTTACGATTTATGCAGTGCTTGCTTTGGCGTTGATCTACGTAACAACCATAGTGCCTCTTGCGGCTATTGGTTTTCTAATTTTACCTTTTATCACTTTTAAGCATGAATTAATCGAGTTCCCACAGCTTAGCGAATCAATAAAAAAACAGTCGGATAGTATTTCTCGCCTTATTTACAGTGGTAATTCAACACTTAGTAGCTTTGACTTCCAACAAAAAATATTAAAAGGTAAGGTTAATACAATTTTAGGCAGAGTTTTAGACAATAGCTCAGAGCTAAATCAGCGAACTCATGAGCTTGAAAAAGCTTCGCACTTATCAAAACAAGGTGTTGAGCGCGAAACTGAAGAGTTGCATTTGGTATCTACTGCAGTAGAAGAAATGGTAGCGACTATTGATGAAGTCGCTAAAAATACCACTAGTACTAACGAAAAAGTTCGATTCGCCCATACAAACTGTGAAAAAGCGAGTTCAGTCATGGGCGAGACCATGGTTCAAGTTAATGCGCTTGCCGTAGAAGTTTCTAAATCAGCCAATTCCGCGACTGAATTAGCCAGTGAAGCAGAAAAGATTGGTGGGATTATGCAAGAAATTCAGGGCATTGCTGACCAAACAAACTTGCTAGCATTAAATGCTGCAATCGAGGCGGCTCGTGCTGGTGAACATGGACGTGGTTTTTCAGTAGTCGCTGATGAAGTAAGAGCGCTTTCAAGTCGGACCCATGGCGCAACAGAGCAAATCCAAAAATCAATTTCTGAAATTCAATCTGTTTTACTCTCATGGTCAGACATGATGGATAAAGGTAAGGACTCTGCTGAAGTCTGTGTTTTAAAAGCCGAGCAGTCTCAAACAATGGTACAAGAAGTATATCAGTCGATTGCTGATATCTCGGATCTTGCTATTCAAATATCTACAGCTGCAGAAGAACAAAGCTTAGTGTCACAGGAAATAAGTCAAAACATCATTAACATTAGTGACGCATCTCAAAATAATCTAACACAAGCCGAATCAGTCTTATCATCAAGTTCAGAGATAAGTATCCGAACGGAAAAATTAGCGTCTATGGCACTGACTTTTAAAGAGTGA
- a CDS encoding CBS domain-containing protein, with product MKNLHLYNIEHFDNIVTPDIYEKTTLASPATDIFTDFSEHEPLVISGDTKAIDALALMKKAHVQMKIVVSSQEDFLGLISTNELNEQRIVSEVANGNRRDEILVRDLMQSKYNLHAFDFDELQTAKVNDVVIALQSYGLRHCLVVDRSLHQIRGVISSSDIARKLHLPINLAARTSFVQLYDVINSL from the coding sequence ATGAAAAACTTACATTTATATAATATTGAACATTTTGACAATATTGTCACCCCAGACATCTACGAGAAAACCACATTAGCATCACCCGCAACAGATATTTTTACGGACTTTAGTGAACATGAGCCTCTGGTCATTAGTGGTGATACAAAGGCTATTGATGCACTTGCATTAATGAAAAAAGCGCATGTACAAATGAAAATTGTGGTTTCGTCTCAAGAGGATTTTTTAGGCTTGATCAGCACAAACGAACTAAATGAACAGCGAATTGTTTCTGAGGTAGCCAATGGCAATCGTCGAGACGAGATACTGGTAAGAGACTTGATGCAGTCTAAATATAACTTGCATGCGTTTGATTTTGATGAGCTACAAACAGCGAAGGTAAACGATGTTGTTATAGCCCTGCAAAGCTATGGGTTAAGGCATTGCTTGGTTGTTGATAGAAGTCTTCATCAAATTAGAGGTGTAATATCGTCAAGTGACATCGCGAGGAAGTTACACCTACCGATTAATTTAGCGGCAAGGACTTCATTTGTTCAACTTTATGATGTGATTAATAGTTTATAA
- a CDS encoding ZIP family metal transporter: MLYITLLTLLAGLAIPLGAYIASIRFFTKERRENEFRHSVMAFGGGALLSAVALVLVPDGIRHLSIMMSSFCFIIGGLFFMFIDIQLSKTKTSASQLTAMLTDFIPESLALGATYSVSTGSAILLTILIALQNIPEGFNAYSELKSTSKYSRNKIISLFVVLALIGPILGILGFIWLVDFPDVVAGIMLFAAGGILYSVFQDIAPQVPLKYSHAPPIGAVLGFLLGVIGHMLTL, encoded by the coding sequence ATGCTTTATATAACATTACTTACGTTACTCGCTGGCTTAGCAATCCCATTAGGGGCCTATATCGCGAGCATTAGATTCTTCACCAAAGAAAGACGAGAAAACGAGTTTCGGCATAGCGTTATGGCTTTTGGTGGTGGCGCACTATTGTCTGCAGTTGCGCTCGTTCTGGTTCCGGATGGCATCCGACATTTGAGTATTATGATGAGCAGCTTCTGTTTTATCATTGGCGGCTTGTTTTTTATGTTTATTGACATTCAGCTAAGTAAAACTAAAACCTCAGCCAGTCAGTTAACTGCAATGTTGACCGACTTTATACCTGAGTCACTTGCGCTCGGCGCTACTTACTCTGTAAGTACCGGCAGCGCTATTTTACTAACCATATTAATAGCATTACAAAATATTCCAGAAGGCTTTAATGCGTATAGTGAGCTTAAAAGTACTAGCAAATATAGTCGCAACAAAATCATTAGCTTGTTTGTTGTCTTAGCATTGATTGGTCCCATATTAGGTATATTGGGTTTTATTTGGTTGGTCGACTTTCCAGATGTGGTTGCAGGTATTATGTTATTTGCCGCCGGAGGTATTCTATATTCGGTTTTTCAAGATATAGCACCACAAGTTCCATTGAAATATAGCCACGCGCCACCTATTGGTGCCGTTCTTGGTTTTTTGTTAGGTGTAATAGGCCATATGCTTACTCTTTAA
- a CDS encoding DUF2986 domain-containing protein — protein sequence MNRKKKINETLKRKAKKMNDKRNPKKKERYISKAERAKLETIKSEDTNQIDTDMGGVFNESNSQAFDKE from the coding sequence ATGAACAGAAAAAAGAAAATTAATGAAACGCTTAAACGAAAAGCAAAAAAAATGAACGACAAGCGAAACCCAAAGAAAAAAGAAAGGTATATAAGTAAAGCTGAGCGAGCTAAGTTAGAAACAATAAAAAGTGAAGATACTAATCAAATAGATACCGACATGGGTGGTGTTTTTAATGAGAGTAATTCACAAGCTTTTGATAAAGAATAA
- a CDS encoding fasciclin domain-containing protein — MIKIKALLILLCSVFLLSACSDDDDDKPVSTIVDVAVADGNFTTLVTALQTTGLDVTLSDVDATFTVFAPTDDAFALLGEDTINALLADADALSNILTYHVINGQVAASAALNAVGTEVEMVNGDFVGLSLDGDDLLVNTATVVTTDIQTDNGIIHVIDAVLIPPTAKGNPTSNIVETAVADGRFTTLVAALEATQLDTVLADPDAVFTVFAPTDAAFEMVGEENIALLLDNPNVLASILLQHVVAGIEVDSVTAYTLNGTEATTAAQVGIPVGINSSSDVITFGGANVVIKDVYASNGVIHVIDAVVIGDVELPEPPMSLVDVAIENGNFTTLVAALQATGLDVTLGDFDTNYTVFAPNDDAFAKLPEGTVDALLADTEKLSDILLYHVLSGRIMSDAAITAAQTSGNQVATANTDALALSYVDSSLYVNNSLVTATDVMADNGVIHVVDTVLMPPVDAGEPTESIVDVAVADERFTTLVDALTAANLVDTLANEEATFTVFAPTNDAFDKIDSAELSALLANTEALREVLLQHVIGGEVNSVAAYAANGRTVPTASGNEISVSIDPTSRMLQFGGANVIITDIYTTNGIIHVIDTVVLD, encoded by the coding sequence GTGATTAAAATAAAAGCTCTATTGATTTTACTTTGCAGTGTGTTTTTACTTTCAGCATGCAGTGACGATGATGATGACAAGCCAGTCTCAACCATCGTTGATGTAGCGGTTGCAGACGGTAATTTTACAACGCTAGTAACTGCACTACAGACCACAGGTCTTGATGTAACCCTTTCAGACGTTGACGCTACTTTTACTGTATTTGCACCTACAGATGACGCCTTTGCGCTTTTAGGGGAAGATACAATAAACGCTTTATTAGCAGATGCAGATGCATTATCTAACATACTTACTTACCATGTGATTAACGGCCAAGTCGCTGCGAGTGCAGCGCTAAATGCGGTTGGCACAGAAGTAGAAATGGTGAATGGTGATTTTGTTGGATTATCATTAGATGGCGATGACCTGTTGGTCAATACCGCTACAGTCGTTACCACAGATATTCAAACAGACAATGGCATCATCCATGTTATTGATGCTGTATTGATTCCACCAACAGCTAAAGGCAACCCTACAAGTAATATTGTCGAGACAGCCGTAGCGGACGGTCGTTTTACAACCCTTGTAGCTGCTCTAGAAGCGACTCAGCTAGACACTGTGCTTGCAGATCCAGATGCCGTATTTACTGTTTTTGCCCCAACTGATGCTGCATTTGAAATGGTTGGCGAAGAAAACATCGCGCTTTTATTAGACAATCCCAATGTATTAGCTAGTATCTTACTTCAACACGTCGTTGCCGGTATTGAAGTTGATTCGGTCACAGCCTACACACTAAACGGCACTGAGGCGACAACTGCCGCGCAAGTCGGTATTCCTGTTGGAATTAATTCATCATCTGATGTTATTACGTTTGGTGGCGCTAACGTCGTTATAAAAGACGTGTATGCATCTAATGGTGTGATTCATGTAATTGATGCTGTTGTCATAGGTGATGTTGAATTACCAGAGCCACCAATGAGTTTAGTAGATGTAGCAATTGAGAATGGTAATTTCACGACGCTGGTGGCAGCATTACAAGCAACCGGCCTGGACGTGACATTAGGCGATTTTGATACAAACTACACCGTTTTTGCGCCTAATGATGATGCTTTTGCTAAATTACCAGAGGGAACGGTCGACGCACTACTCGCTGATACTGAAAAGTTATCGGACATTCTGTTATACCATGTGTTGTCAGGTCGCATTATGTCTGATGCGGCTATTACAGCTGCGCAAACCTCAGGAAACCAAGTTGCAACTGCAAATACGGACGCGCTGGCGTTATCTTATGTTGACTCATCTTTATACGTAAATAACTCGTTAGTAACCGCAACTGATGTCATGGCGGATAATGGTGTTATTCATGTAGTTGATACTGTGCTAATGCCGCCTGTAGACGCTGGTGAACCAACAGAGAGTATAGTTGATGTTGCAGTGGCTGATGAGCGCTTTACAACATTAGTGGATGCTTTAACCGCTGCAAACTTGGTGGATACATTAGCGAATGAAGAGGCTACATTTACAGTATTTGCACCAACTAACGATGCGTTTGACAAGATTGACAGCGCTGAGTTATCAGCACTACTAGCAAACACTGAAGCACTAAGAGAAGTCTTGTTACAGCACGTTATCGGTGGGGAGGTTAACTCGGTGGCCGCTTACGCAGCAAATGGTAGAACCGTTCCTACGGCCTCTGGTAATGAGATTTCGGTCTCGATTGACCCAACTTCCAGAATGCTGCAGTTTGGTGGTGCTAATGTCATCATTACAGATATTTACACCACAAACGGTATCATACATGTCATTGATACCGTAGTACTTGATTAG
- a CDS encoding sensor domain-containing protein, which produces MHRLLKRQIKKYLAEHGEDESLGPFLAAVNEAYEQNERELSLIDRSLELTSTELSTRNETLRKEVDKQLVVQNELKHSLAALNATFDATGEAILAISEKGSVTKFNQMAAQLVNIDILTSPKISLLKLKKVIQQFEDRTRLAHKFRQIKNNPMTELYGQIKLIDGRFFEYHTSPQVENNEVLGRVWCFRDISELKRNEAMVQHQAFHDALTGLPNRALLDDRLSHGITYCNRFDTQLSVLFIDLDDFKKVNDNAGHQAGDAVLKEVTQRIKTCIRDVDTLARLGGDEFVVLLENLQESSISTVISHRIIDALVKPFLIEDSEFYISSSIGISMYPKDGMDTDELLRKADMAMYHAKAMGKNNHQYFDSELERSSIQQLQVENHLRDAISNQEFQLYYQPKVDLKNNKVIAVEALLRWKREGANSRPDIFIPVAEQTGLINDIGLWVLEEACRDIRNWIDKGLTVLPVAINVSPVEFRNKKLVAQFKSIISKFAIPPSAIEIEITESLFLDNIAFAKDILQALRDFGITVAVDDFGTGYSSLQYLHQLPIDILKIDKSFILELSDQPHNAAIADSIINLAHNLNLKVVAEGIENQASLSFLKHRGCDIGQGFFLYKPMPGLEFQALLERHN; this is translated from the coding sequence ATGCATCGATTATTAAAAAGGCAAATCAAAAAGTATTTAGCTGAACATGGTGAAGATGAGAGTCTCGGCCCATTCTTAGCCGCTGTAAATGAAGCTTATGAGCAAAATGAACGAGAGTTGTCATTGATCGACCGATCTCTTGAGCTTACATCAACCGAATTATCAACACGAAACGAAACCCTAAGAAAAGAAGTAGACAAGCAGCTCGTAGTTCAAAATGAACTAAAGCACTCTCTTGCCGCATTAAATGCAACATTTGATGCTACCGGTGAGGCGATTTTAGCAATTAGTGAAAAAGGTTCGGTAACCAAGTTTAATCAGATGGCCGCGCAACTCGTTAATATTGATATATTAACAAGTCCTAAAATTTCTTTGCTTAAATTAAAAAAGGTCATTCAACAGTTTGAAGATAGAACAAGGCTCGCGCATAAGTTTAGGCAAATAAAGAACAACCCAATGACCGAGCTTTATGGGCAAATTAAGTTAATAGATGGTCGTTTTTTTGAATATCACACGTCTCCTCAGGTTGAGAATAACGAGGTACTTGGCAGAGTATGGTGCTTTAGAGACATCAGCGAATTAAAAAGAAATGAAGCTATGGTTCAGCATCAAGCGTTCCATGACGCGTTAACTGGGCTACCAAATCGCGCTCTTTTAGATGATCGACTCTCTCATGGTATTACTTATTGTAATCGTTTTGACACGCAGTTGTCTGTGCTTTTTATTGATTTAGATGACTTTAAAAAAGTTAATGACAATGCCGGTCATCAAGCTGGCGATGCAGTATTAAAAGAAGTCACTCAGCGAATTAAAACCTGTATCAGGGATGTTGATACGTTAGCGCGACTCGGTGGAGACGAATTTGTTGTACTTTTAGAGAACCTGCAAGAGTCAAGTATATCCACTGTGATTAGTCACAGAATAATTGATGCATTGGTTAAACCGTTCTTAATCGAAGATAGCGAGTTTTATATTTCTTCTAGCATTGGCATTAGTATGTATCCTAAAGACGGTATGGACACCGATGAACTGCTGAGAAAAGCAGATATGGCTATGTATCATGCTAAAGCGATGGGGAAAAATAATCATCAGTATTTTGACTCAGAATTAGAGCGCTCTTCTATTCAGCAATTGCAGGTAGAGAACCATTTAAGGGATGCCATAAGCAATCAAGAATTTCAATTGTATTATCAGCCTAAAGTCGACTTAAAAAATAACAAAGTAATTGCAGTTGAAGCATTGTTACGTTGGAAAAGAGAGGGGGCTAATAGTCGTCCTGATATATTTATCCCGGTAGCGGAGCAGACCGGTTTGATCAATGATATTGGCCTTTGGGTACTCGAAGAGGCGTGCAGGGATATTCGTAACTGGATAGATAAAGGTTTAACGGTATTACCGGTGGCTATAAACGTGTCGCCTGTAGAGTTTCGAAATAAAAAGTTAGTCGCTCAGTTTAAAAGTATCATTTCCAAGTTTGCAATTCCTCCTAGTGCAATAGAAATAGAAATAACAGAATCACTTTTCTTAGATAATATCGCTTTTGCAAAAGATATCTTACAAGCGCTCAGAGATTTTGGGATCACCGTTGCTGTCGATGATTTTGGAACTGGGTATTCATCTTTGCAATATCTACATCAGTTACCAATAGATATTTTAAAAATTGATAAATCTTTCATTTTGGAATTGAGCGATCAACCTCATAACGCGGCAATTGCAGATAGTATCATTAACCTAGCACATAATTTAAATTTAAAAGTGGTTGCTGAGGGTATAGAAAATCAAGCATCGCTCTCATTTTTAAAACATCGCGGCTGTGATATTGGCCAGGGATTCTTTTTATATAAGCCTATGCCAGGATTAGAATTTCAGGCACTATTGGAAAGGCATAACTAG
- a CDS encoding FIST signal transduction protein, which produces MKANQYHYVDNTWNSNLPKVSTAQLLLVFGNRKLMQKQSFHEPLKSAFPNASIIGCTTSGEIKDVDIFDDSVVVNELIFEKTEVKTTSVNLEQFANLGLAVDELVSHLPTQNLKHVLVISDGQNVNGTELANSLIQKLPNDVTITGGLAGDADKFTETIVWHNNDIGTKRIVVCGFYGDHIEIGHGSLGGWVPFGPERLITKSEANVLFELDNQSALALYKEYLGDFANELPASALRFPICIKNEDSTDYTVRTILNIDEETNSLIFAGDMPEGKYAKLMRANTGKLVDGAESAAAQALEVAGSDSPDFALLISCVGRRLVLQQESEYELESVQDVLGNNCVLGGFYSYGELSPIGKGKHCVLHNQTMTVTTFRERR; this is translated from the coding sequence ATGAAAGCAAATCAGTATCACTATGTCGACAACACATGGAACAGCAATTTACCTAAAGTCAGTACAGCCCAGTTGTTATTAGTTTTCGGTAATAGAAAGTTAATGCAAAAGCAGAGTTTTCATGAACCACTAAAAAGTGCTTTTCCAAATGCCAGTATTATTGGGTGTACAACAAGTGGTGAAATAAAAGACGTCGACATTTTTGACGATTCAGTGGTTGTTAACGAACTGATTTTCGAAAAAACAGAGGTAAAAACGACGAGCGTTAACCTAGAGCAGTTTGCTAATTTAGGACTAGCTGTGGATGAACTGGTATCACATTTGCCAACGCAGAATTTGAAACATGTTTTGGTGATATCAGATGGTCAGAATGTAAACGGAACTGAACTTGCGAATAGCTTAATACAAAAGCTTCCTAATGACGTGACGATTACAGGAGGGCTAGCTGGAGACGCAGATAAATTTACCGAAACCATCGTTTGGCACAATAACGATATTGGTACAAAGCGGATCGTTGTGTGCGGCTTTTATGGTGACCATATCGAGATAGGTCATGGTAGTTTAGGTGGGTGGGTTCCTTTTGGGCCAGAGCGACTTATAACTAAATCAGAAGCGAATGTATTGTTTGAATTAGACAACCAATCAGCTTTAGCTTTGTATAAAGAATATTTAGGCGATTTTGCTAACGAACTGCCAGCATCCGCGTTACGTTTTCCAATATGTATAAAAAATGAAGACTCCACCGATTATACAGTTCGTACAATTCTAAACATTGATGAAGAAACAAACTCTCTCATATTCGCCGGTGACATGCCAGAAGGTAAATACGCCAAATTAATGAGAGCTAATACTGGAAAACTGGTTGATGGCGCCGAATCTGCCGCCGCTCAAGCACTTGAAGTTGCCGGATCCGACTCGCCAGATTTTGCGCTATTAATCAGCTGTGTTGGAAGAAGATTGGTATTGCAGCAAGAGTCAGAATATGAGTTGGAAAGTGTGCAAGATGTATTAGGCAATAACTGTGTATTGGGTGGTTTTTATTCGTATGGGGAATTATCACCAATAGGTAAAGGAAAGCATTGTGTTTTGCATAATCAAACCATGACAGTGACAACGTTTAGAGAAAGACGGTAG
- the fghA gene encoding S-formylglutathione hydrolase → MLENISATKSAGGWHKQFKHHSDSVNCEMTFAVYLPPGISDTNKMPVLYWLSGLTCTDENFMQKAGAHKIAAELGIVIVAPDTSPRGEDVANDDGYDLGQGAGFYLNAEQAPWNTHYKMYDYVVNELPNLIESEFPVSNKKSISGHSMGGHGALTIALKNPNSYESVSAFSPICNPMECPWGIKAFNAYLGDNKDSWKQYDAVELISETNTYLPTLIDQGLADNFYPEQLRTEQFIEAARNNHYAATVNLHDGYDHSYYFIASFIDQHIAFHARHLK, encoded by the coding sequence ATGTTAGAAAATATTTCAGCGACAAAAAGTGCTGGTGGTTGGCATAAGCAGTTTAAGCATCACTCTGATAGTGTCAATTGTGAAATGACATTTGCTGTTTATCTGCCGCCAGGAATTAGTGATACTAATAAAATGCCCGTTTTATATTGGTTGTCGGGGTTAACCTGTACTGACGAAAACTTTATGCAAAAAGCGGGTGCTCACAAAATTGCAGCGGAGCTGGGGATCGTCATTGTCGCGCCAGATACTAGCCCTAGAGGCGAAGACGTCGCGAATGATGACGGGTATGATTTAGGTCAAGGAGCTGGTTTTTACTTAAATGCAGAGCAGGCTCCATGGAATACTCATTATAAAATGTATGACTACGTGGTTAATGAGCTACCTAACTTAATAGAAAGTGAGTTTCCTGTTTCTAACAAAAAATCAATATCAGGGCACTCAATGGGGGGGCATGGTGCGTTGACAATTGCGCTAAAAAACCCCAACAGCTATGAATCAGTGTCTGCGTTTAGCCCAATTTGCAATCCGATGGAATGCCCGTGGGGAATAAAGGCATTTAATGCTTATCTTGGAGACAACAAAGACAGTTGGAAACAATATGATGCGGTTGAATTAATTAGTGAAACTAACACATATTTACCGACACTAATTGACCAAGGATTAGCGGATAACTTCTATCCAGAACAGCTTCGTACTGAACAGTTTATTGAGGCAGCGCGAAATAATCATTACGCAGCGACAGTAAATCTTCATGATGGATATGACCATAGTTATTACTTTATTGCGAGTTTCATAGACCAACATATAGCGTTTCATGCAAGACACTTAAAATAA